One part of the Vallicoccus soli genome encodes these proteins:
- a CDS encoding gamma-glutamyltransferase, which translates to MGTGAAVAASDALAAAAGARLAAQGGNAVDAALAAVLVAMVCEPGICALAGGAFVTVAPADGPSVTVDGNVEMPGRGKPAEAFGRGAFDVTTAYGGGLTTTIGHGSVATPGALAALGEAHRRYGRAPWREVVAPVLEAVEEGFPLGGASAYYLGFVREPVFGWHPDSRRALHHADGSPVVEGERLRIAHLADSLHQVSEEGPGTLYTGGLAELVAADMAAHDGLLGAADLAAYEPAVSPTLDVRVGDWDVATNPPPAIGGVSLAAMLALLDGRPRGDWTPQDRLRLAAVQEAVLTHRVRHLDAAEDRTAAALALLDLLPGGVEAVRGSGSTVHVSVVDAEGGACAVTASAGYGSGVMTPGTGLWLNNCLGEPELNRRGFHGWSPGQRLPSNMAPTVARHPDGSVLAIGSPGADRITTALTQAVAGFMGGLPLDTAIALPRLHVQPGPDGTVLHVERDLDLPEAAGLTARVRVHDPRSMFFGGVQAALRRGDGSLQAAADPRRDAAVAVVEP; encoded by the coding sequence ATGGGCACGGGTGCGGCGGTGGCCGCGAGCGACGCGCTGGCGGCGGCGGCGGGCGCCCGCCTGGCCGCGCAGGGCGGCAACGCCGTGGACGCTGCGCTCGCCGCGGTGCTCGTCGCGATGGTGTGCGAGCCCGGCATCTGCGCGCTCGCGGGCGGTGCCTTCGTCACGGTGGCGCCGGCCGACGGGCCGTCGGTCACGGTGGACGGCAACGTCGAGATGCCCGGGCGGGGCAAGCCGGCCGAGGCGTTCGGCCGCGGCGCCTTCGACGTCACGACGGCGTACGGCGGCGGCCTCACCACGACGATCGGCCACGGGTCGGTGGCGACGCCCGGCGCGCTGGCGGCGCTGGGGGAGGCGCACCGCCGCTACGGCCGCGCCCCCTGGCGCGAGGTCGTCGCACCGGTCCTCGAGGCGGTCGAGGAGGGCTTCCCGCTGGGCGGGGCGTCGGCGTACTACCTGGGCTTCGTCCGCGAGCCGGTCTTCGGCTGGCACCCCGACAGCCGCCGGGCGCTGCACCACGCGGACGGCTCGCCGGTCGTCGAGGGCGAGCGCCTGCGCATCGCGCACCTGGCCGACTCGCTGCACCAGGTGTCCGAGGAGGGGCCGGGCACCCTCTACACCGGCGGGCTCGCCGAGCTCGTCGCCGCCGACATGGCCGCGCACGACGGCCTGCTCGGGGCGGCCGACCTCGCCGCGTACGAGCCGGCGGTGTCGCCGACGCTCGACGTCCGGGTGGGGGACTGGGACGTCGCGACCAACCCTCCGCCGGCCATCGGCGGGGTGTCGCTCGCCGCGATGCTGGCGCTGCTCGACGGCCGGCCGCGCGGGGACTGGACGCCGCAGGACCGGCTGCGCCTCGCGGCGGTCCAGGAGGCCGTCCTCACCCACCGCGTGAGGCACCTCGACGCCGCCGAGGACCGCACGGCCGCCGCCCTAGCCCTGCTCGACCTGCTGCCCGGCGGTGTGGAGGCGGTGCGCGGGAGCGGGTCGACGGTCCACGTGTCGGTCGTGGACGCCGAGGGCGGGGCGTGCGCGGTGACGGCGTCGGCGGGCTACGGCTCGGGCGTGATGACCCCCGGTACGGGCCTCTGGCTCAACAACTGCCTCGGAGAGCCGGAGCTCAACCGGCGCGGCTTCCACGGCTGGTCCCCGGGACAGCGCTTGCCCTCGAACATGGCGCCGACGGTGGCGCGCCACCCCGACGGGTCGGTCCTCGCGATCGGGTCGCCCGGTGCCGACCGCATCACCACGGCGCTCACGCAGGCGGTGGCCGGGTTCATGGGCGGCCTGCCGCTCGACACGGCGATCGCGCTGCCCCGCCTGCACGTGCAGCCCGGGCCGGACGGGACGGTCCTGCACGTCGAGCGCGACCTCGACCTGCCCGAGGCGGCGGGCCTCACGGCCCGGGTACGGGTGCACGACCCGCGGTCGATGTTCTTCGGCGGCGTGCAGGCCGCGCTGCGCCGCGGCGACGGCTCCCTGCAGGCGGCGGCCGACCCGCGCCGCGACGCCGCGGTGGCGGTCGTCGAGCCCTAG